The DNA sequence ACCATCACCCTGTGTTCCCCCGTACTGGATCATGGTGATGGATCCTGTTTTCCCCTCCGCACAGGAACGGTAGAGATCTGCCAGGCCGGCATAGAAGGCCTGATAATGGGGAAGGATGACACTGAGAATGACCGTGCCCTTCGGCGACGTGAGTGTTCCCATAATAAAACCGTGAACCCATGCTGGGGCCATATCCATGTACGCGCCGAGTGGTGGGACTATCAAGACACGTTAAGTTCGATGCTCGCTGTCCTGCCCAAAAATCCACCGTGCAGTGACAGATGTCACATGGTGGCCGCTATGGTAGTGGGGTCAATGCGGAGCATGCGGTCATCCCCAGTGGTGGGAGAGCCACGGCCATCTGTGTTATTGGTGAGTATCCGCAGGGTTCCATCAGGTGCGGTCACCACATCGCGCAGGCGTCCAAACTCGCCGTGGAGAAATACCCGTGACGTTTCTGGAGATGACACGGGGACTTCACGCAGTGACTGGCCGCGCAGGTTGGCGATGAAGATGGAATCCCCAGCCACCGCAATTCCACTGGGGCTGGCCTCTGAGGGGCGCCATTGCTGGACCGGATCGATGAAGCCATCACGGCTGGCGATGCCCTCCACAGTCGGCCATCCATAGTTCCCACCAGGGGTAATGATATTAAGTTCATCCCAGGTGCTCTGTCCAAACTCAGAGGAGTACATCGTTTCCTGGTCATCCCAGGCGATCCCCTGCGGATTCCGGTGCCCCAGGCTGTAGACAGGACTGCCCGGGAAGGGATTATCTGCCGGGATGTTCCCCTCCGGCGTGAGACGCAGAATCTTTCCTGCCAGGGAAGAGTCATCCTGGGCGGTGTCCGGCTGGTTGGCGTCACCTGTGGTTGCATAGAGCATCCCATCGGGACCAAAAGCGATCCGCCCACCATTGTGGGTACCTGCTTTAGGGATGGAAGCAAAGATCACCTCGGCA is a window from the Corynebacterium faecale genome containing:
- a CDS encoding PQQ-dependent sugar dehydrogenase, with translation MFRFAPLASFCIGAITLLNACGLGSDDRAVGSSTAGSSTVSSSGSSTSNRIPTEETIEATDVATDLEAPWSVTFHDGATLISERDTARILEVSADGATRVVSTIEEARPRGEGGLLGIAMHEDFLYAYYTAADDNQIARLPITGDPGALTLGPAEVIFASIPKAGTHNGGRIAFGPDGMLYATTGDANQPDTAQDDSSLAGKILRLTPEGNIPADNPFPGSPVYSLGHRNPQGIAWDDQETMYSSEFGQSTWDELNIITPGGNYGWPTVEGIASRDGFIDPVQQWRPSEASPSGIAVAGDSIFIANLRGQSLREVPVSSPETSRVFLHGEFGRLRDVVTAPDGTLRILTNNTDGRGSPTTGDDRMLRIDPTTIAATM